One part of the Vicia villosa cultivar HV-30 ecotype Madison, WI linkage group LG6, Vvil1.0, whole genome shotgun sequence genome encodes these proteins:
- the LOC131615144 gene encoding uncharacterized protein At5g41620-like, with amino-acid sequence MESLMKQITEDRRVNEIKERDMIKAVIQSVKKEIEDERRLKKSSESRYRRLARELSEVKSLFCCSLRDLQREKRTSILLENLCDNFAKGVKDYEHEVRSITHNANKNHIENNSSLDRLILHISEAWLDERTQMKLLHDSRGGNDLSQTHSIVDKLHVDIKTFLLAKQSIDSSKYSNSSTKKVKEIYPCLHSLDSFKLKETITSPHNFSKKACTDIFEEKMNAEKGLTKLKNMPCETKQGLPESDKCRTKRIYLSQSLVGNISISSDGDKVYPESICREDSCVHSAINVKGCPVKQWKTTLAREVKDNIFMAKLWQN; translated from the coding sequence ATGGAGAGCTTAATGAAGCAAATAACAGAAGACAGACGTGTTAACGAAATCAAAGAGCGTGATATGATCAAAGCCGTAATTCAATCTGTCAAGAAAGAGATTGAAGACGAAAGGAGGCTAAAAAAGAGTTCAGAAAGCCGATATCGGAGGCTTGCCAGGGAGCTTTCTGAAGTGAAGTCTTTGTTCTGTTGTAGTTTGAGAGATCTCCAAAGAGAGAAAAGAACAAGTATCCTTTTGGAAAATTTGTGCGACAATTTTGCTAAAGGAGTAAAAGATTATGAACATGAAGTACGTTCTATAACGCATAATGCGAATAAAAACCACATCGAAAACAATAGCAGCCTTGACAGACTAATACTTCATATTTCAGAAGCTTGGCTTGACGAGCGCACGCAAATGAAACTACTTCATGACAGTCGCGGTGGTAATGATCTCTCACAGACACATTCAATTGTCGATAAATTACACGTTGATATTAAAACATTTCTTCTAGCAAAGCAATCTATTGACTCGAGTAAATATAGTAACTCCTCCACTAAGAAGGTCAAGGAAATTTACCCTTGCCTACATTCATTGGATTCCTTTAAACTAAAGGAAACAATAACTTCACCTCATAATTTTTCTAAGAAAGCTTGTACCGACatttttgaagagaaaatgaaTGCTGAAAAAGGACTTACCAAACTCAAAAACATGCCATGTGAGACAAAACAAGGTCTACCAGAAAGTGATAAATGCAGGACAAAGAGAATTTATTTAAGTCAGAGCCTAGTTGGAAACATTTCCATTTCATCAGATGGTGATAAGGTGTATCCTGAGAGTATTTGCAGGGAAGATTCATGTGTTCATTCAGCAATTAATGTTAAGGGATGTCCTGTAAAACAGTGGAAAACAACATTGGCTAGGGAAGTAAAAGACAATATATTTATGGCAAAATTGTGGCAAAATTGA